One Primulina tabacum isolate GXHZ01 chromosome 10, ASM2559414v2, whole genome shotgun sequence DNA segment encodes these proteins:
- the LOC142504995 gene encoding uncharacterized protein LOC142504995, whose amino-acid sequence MADFLADHPSLDEFIREQVGFPVCGVGVQPWELKFDGSCIEIAAGTGIVITSPRGAEYKPFVIGLEILKDLGAKELLISGDSQLVLKHLSKEFKCTSLSLAPYYTATSQLLDYFEEVSLVYVPRQENWEADELAQVASGLKMSPELTHKLVLIQKRNHPSIQQRGIQVETFNLDINLTGDWRDDIKHVLESPGRDIP is encoded by the exons ATGGCCGATTTTTTAGCTGATCACCCTTCACTTGATGAGTTTATTAGAGAGCAGGTTGGGTTTCCAGTTTGTGGAGTGGGAGTTCAACCCTGGGAGTTGAAGTTCGATGGATCATGTATAGAAATAGCAGCCGGAACTGGTATTGTGATCACTTCTCCAAGAGGT GCGGAATACAAACCATTTGTCATTGGGCTGGAAATTCTGAAAGATTTAGGAGCAAAAGAGTTGTTGATATCAGGAGATTCGCAATTGGTACTCAAACATCTATCAAAGGAGTTCAAATGCACGAGTTTATCATTGGCACCATACTATACCGCGACATCCCAACTTCTAGATTATTTTGAAGAGGTGTCATTAGTATACGTCCCAAGACAAGAAAATTGGGAGGCAGACGAGTTAGCACAAGTTGCATCGGGATTGAAGATGTCTCCCGAACTTACGCACAAGCTGGTGTTGATTCAAAAGAGAAACCACCCCTCAATTCAGCAAAGAGGAATTCAAGTAGAAACTTTCAACTTGGATATAAACTTAACTGGTGATTGGAGAGACGATATAAAACATGTGCTAGAATCTCCCGGGAGAGATATTCCATAA
- the LOC142504997 gene encoding uncharacterized protein LOC142504997 codes for MSRQEMKRQFHIQFYRTELEVCVADLSRVTQKKGESMKSYIDRFKKMKNRCKVFLPETEFMKMVQKGLDFGLRKKFQGMEFNDFFELDAKVVEYEELLREESYKKRTTMGSYYQEVEDVILVEIRSTGSCTVHLLKKNPAEPETNISSQLPKDMQYTFDVSKTEEVFDFLVKEKFITFPPDHMMPPKEELKGREYCKYHNSYNHATKSCCAFKNILQDRINKGILKFPDKQESMAVDEDPFPPVASVNMNVTYLRDLLNEKRS; via the coding sequence ATGAGTAGGCAAGAGATGAAAAGACAATTTCACATTCAATTCTATAGAACAGAGCTAGAAGTTTGTGTTGCTGATTTATCTAGGGTCACCCAAAAGAAAGGAGAATCTATGAAGTCTTATATCGATCGGTTCAAAAAGATGAAGAATAGGTGTAAAGTGTTCCTACCTGAAACCGAGTTCATGAAGATGGTACAAAAGGGGCTGGATTTTGGATTAAGGAAGAAATTCCAAGGTATGGAGTTCAATGATTTCTTTGAGCTGGATGCCAAGGTTGTTGAATACGAAGAACTATTGCGAGAAGAGTCATACAAAAAGAGAACTACTATGGGCTCTTATTATCAGGAGGTGGAAGATGTGATATTGGTAGAAATTCGATCAACTGGTTCTTGTACAGTTCACCTGCTAAAAAAGAATCCGGCAGAACCTGAGACGAATATTAGCTCCCAACTCCCCAAGGATATGCAGTACACGTTTGATGTGTCAAAGACCGAGGAAGTTTTTGATTTTTTGGTAAAAGAGAAATTCATCACCTTTCCACCTGATCACATGATGCCACCCAAAGAAGAGTTGAAAGGTCGAGAATATTGTAAGTACCACAACTCATACAATCATGCTACTAAATCTTGTTGcgctttcaaaaatattttgcaGGACAGAATTAACAAGGGAATCTTGAAGTTCCCTGACAAACAAGAGTCCATGGCAGTGGATGAAGACCCTTTTCCCCCAGTAGCTTCTGTTAATATGAATGTGACATATTTGAGAGATCTTCTCAACGAGAAAAGAAGCTGA
- the LOC142505195 gene encoding calcium-dependent protein kinase 13 — MGNCCRSPAAVAREDVKSSNFSGHDQGRKDKSSGNIKKTITVLKDLKKENIEDKYLVDRELGRGEFGVTYLCIERDSRELLACKSISKRKLRTAVDVEDVRREVAIMKHLPKNSSIVSLKEACEDDNAVHLVMELCEGGELFDRIVARGHYTERAAAAVTRTIVEVVQLCHKHGVIHRDLKPENFLFANKKENSPLKAIDFGLSIFFKPGERFSEIVGSPYYMAPEVLRRNYGPEIDIWSAGVILYILLCGVPPFWAESEQGVAQAIIRGKLDFEREPWPSISDGAKSLVRQMLEPDPKLRLTAKQVLEHSWLQNAKKAPNVPLGDVVKSRLKQFSLMNRFKRKALRVIADFLSNEEVEGIKEMFAKIDTDNDGIVSSEELKAGLLKFNSKLAESDVQMLLEAGDANGKGALDYGEFLFISLHLQRMANDEHLRKSFSYFDKNSNGYIEPDELRDALMEDGVDDCTDVANDIFQEVDTDKDGLISYDEFVAMMKTGTDWRKASRHYSRGRFNSLSIKLMKDGSINLGE, encoded by the exons ATGGGGAACTGCTGCAGATCTCCGGCGGCTGTAGCCAGAGAAGACGTCAAGTCCTCCAATTTCTCCGGCCACGATCAAGGCCGGAAGGACAAGTCCTCGGGCAACATTAAGAAAACCATCACCGTTTTGAAGGATCTTAAGAAGGAGAACATTGAAGACAAGTACTTGGTTGACAGAGAGCTTGGGCGTGGTGAATTTGGAGTCACTTATCTGTGCATTGAACGGGATAGCAGGGAGCTGTTGGCGTGTAAGTCGATTTCGAAGCGGAAGCTTCGGACAGCTGTGGATGTGGAGGATGTGAGGAGGGAGGTGGCGATAATGAAGCATTTGCCCAAGAATTCGAGCATTGTGAGCTTGAAGGAGGCGTGTGAGGACGACAATGCTGTGCATTTGGTGATGGAGTTGTGTGAGGGAGGGGAGCTGTTTGATAGGATTGTGGCGCGTGGGCATTACACAGAGAGGGCGGCAGCTGCCGTAACAAGGACGATTGTGGAGGTCGTGCAGTTATGCCATAAGCATGGGGTGATTCACAGGGACTTGAAGCCGGAGAATTTTTTGTTTGCCAATAAGAAGGAGAATTCACCACTTAAAGCCATTGATTTTGGTTTATCAATCTTCTTCAAGCCAG GTGAAAGATTCTCTGAAATTGTGGGAAGCCCTTATTACATGGCTCCAGAGGTGCTCAGGAGAAATTATGGGCCAGAAATAGATATATGGAGTGCAGGCGTGATTCTGTATATCTTACTGTGTGGAGTTCCTCCATTCTGGGCAG AATCTGAACAAGGTGTTGCCCAGGCCATCATACGTGGGAAATTAGACTTTGAACGTGAACCGTGGCCAAGTATCTCAGATGGTGCCAAGAGCCTTGTCAGACAGATGCTGGAGCCAGATCCTAAACTACGATTGACCGCCAAACAAGTTCTTG AACATTCTTGGCTCCAAAATGCGAAGAAGGCTCCAAATGTTCCTCTTGGTGATGTTGTCAAGTCAAGACTGAAGCAGTTCTCATTAATGAATAGATTCAAGAGGAAGGCTCTTAGG GTTATTGCTGATTTCTTGTCTAATGAAGAAGTTGAGGGCATCAAAGAGATGTTTGCTAAGATAGACACTGATAATGATGGCATTGTTTCATCAGAAGAACTTAAGGCTGGATTACTGAAATTCAATTCAAAGCTAGCCGAGTCTGACGTACAGATGCTTCTTGAAGCT GGTGATGCAAATGGTAAAGGTGCCTTGGATTATGGGGAATTTCTTTTCATTTCACTCCATCTCCAGAGGATGGCCAATGACGAACATCTTCGCAAGTCATTCTCctattttgacaaaaacagtAACGGCTACATTGAGCCCGATGAGCTGCGAGATGCCTTAATGGAAGATGGAGTAGATGATTGTACAGATGTGGCAAATGACATCTTCCAGGAGGTTGACACGGACAAG GATGGGCTTATAAGCTATGATGAATTTGTGGCTATGATGAAAACTGGGACGGACTGGAGAAAAGCTTCTCGTCATTACTCTAGAGGGAGGTTCAATAGTCTGAGCATAAAGTTGATGAAGGATGGTTCTATTAACTTGGGTGAGTAA